A segment of the Candidatus Binataceae bacterium genome:
GCGCCGCGCGCATCGTCGCCGAGCGTGCGCACGGCATCGAGCATCGCAGCGCCGTCGCGCGCGCTGAGCTCCTGCGGCAGATAGAGCAGCCGTGCGGCCGGCACGTGCGCGCCGCGAATCAGCGCGCCCAGCAATGTGCTCTTGCCGGCGCCGTTCGCGCCCGACACGTAGATCCGGCTCTGCCGCGTCACGGCGAGGTGAACGTCGCGGAGCAGCGGCGCGTCTCCCGCGCAGATCGCATCGGTATCGATCGTCAGCACTTTCGCGACCGGCGCCGCCACGTAATCGACAAAGATCGCGCGGCCCTTGTGCTTGCGAAACTTGTACTGCTCGAGTTCTTCGCTGACGCGATCGACGCTCGCACGCAAAAGACTCGCGTCGCGCGAGATGCGCGCCGTCGCCATCTGCGCCTTGCCCTTGCGTGCCGAGCTGGTCGCATCGTGGTCGCGCGGCCCAGTCATTCGCCGCCGCGCGCCCGCGCCGCTGGCACTGAACTCGGCCGCGGCCGCGCGCCGGCGCTTGTCGTCGAGTCGTCGCGCAAGCGTCACGCGCTGATGCTTCAGCCGTTCGTGTTCATCGTGCCGCTCGCGCGCCTCGGCCTCCCACGATTCGCGCGCGATGCTGTAAGAACCGCGCCACGAGCGAGCCGCGCCCTCATCGACGCGCAGCGTATTTGAGGTCAGCTCATCGAGCAGCGTGCGATCGTGCGAGACGACGATCCCGATACCGCGAAAGCGCCGGAGCCCGTTCATCAGAAGCTCGCGCGCTTCGCGATCGAGATGATCGGTCGGCTCATCGAGCATCAGGATCGCGGGC
Coding sequences within it:
- a CDS encoding ATP-binding cassette domain-containing protein, with translation PAILMLDEPTDHLDREARELLMNGLRRFRGIGIVVSHDRTLLDELTSNTLRVDEGAARSWRGSYSIARESWEAEARERHDEHERLKHQRVTLARRLDDKRRRAAAAEFSASGAGARRRMTGPRDHDATSSARKGKAQMATARISRDASLLRASVDRVSEELEQYKFRKHKGRAIFVDYVAAPVAKVLTIDTDAICAGDAPLLRDVHLAVTRQSRIYVSGANGAGKSTLLGALIRGAHVPAARLLYLPQELSARDGAAMLDAVRTLGDDARGAVLSLIAALGIDPDRLLESHLPSPGEARKLALAYGLGRQAWALVLDEPTNHLDMPAIERLEEALIEYPGALVIVTHDDALARRCTSEEWLVADGSIAVRGNFGA